From a region of the Takifugu flavidus isolate HTHZ2018 chromosome 20, ASM371156v2, whole genome shotgun sequence genome:
- the fybb gene encoding FYN-binding protein 1 isoform X2, with product MESKADVKSIMARFQASEATSEASSTLPGRAKPPLQPTLSGPNIPPKKPVLETLSGSAITIPPKPTLKHTEAHELNKTKPLLSKFSNAHVGAGDKPGNVQKVPQKPSVPKPPEIKPPGLKPPASKPALGSTLSDSKPAIPKPSPAVRPSWVKEDAGGGETGPTPPKVPPSQQKPTSSISKLRQQNEAAASKPFLPNAAPKPPSNFKEAQSIFSKETAGLEQPDGGGKAPPTATGSTPPPKPLASKKPSLKKPPPQVSSSNGDTPAGPRRNPLVNVFALGPAPAKPNRPPTVNLEPFRRGAEASGDGPSKPTVPAPLTSYPGNHSNHSTPLQPPPPPALPSLPPRHLGSEIQQEDFYDDIDDLSSAPPPPLPPAAGHPSQKAKVKEKNDHEDQDPDKQWETADQNLDRDKKRLEAEKKEREARKKFKLVGPLETVHSVKAVLDYRGSKTDLALKQGEDLDIIRVQGNPEGRWLGRNQDGSIGYVKISSVQIDFNSLKRCTVEQTGEPEVYDDVAPDVSAIKGPRVVLPPLPGEDGEIYDDVVDPNLEVSDSDAEASPAKPHSFLRMFEWRRRTFSNKEVAPPSQFTTEGRSDQAAAAIDEEIYDDVDSQAQPPPPPLSSLPGFKFMNKAAEVDPKKQKKMEKEEKEFRKKFKVCLLLYPKSRHRHIMSHLEQAEASPQQKKANRCSERARFLNLCQYEGEIRVLYQVTIVPTLTNKKWASKELAVKAGERVDVIAKATDNRLLCRGEEGKCDRLRFHQSRHHGRQ from the exons ATG GAAAGCAAAGCTGACGTGAAGTCCATCATGGCCCGCTTCCAGGCCAGTGAGGCGACCAGCGAAGCCTCTTCCACCCTGCCGGGACGAGCCAAACCGCCCCTGCAGCCGACCCTCTCCGGCCCCAACATACCCCCCAAGAAGCCCGTGCTGGAGACTCTGTCGGGCAGTGCCATCACCATTCCTCCTAAACCcaccctgaaacacacagaagctCACGAACTGAACAAAACTAAGCCGCTGCTGAGCAAGTTCTCAAACGCCCACGTCGGCGCCGGAGACAAACCTGGGAACGTGCAGAAGGTCCCTCAGAAGCCGAGTGTCCCCAAGCCCCCCGAAATCAAACCTCCGGGCCTGAAGCCCCCTGCTAGCAAACCCGccctcggctccaccctctctGACTCCAAACCAGCCATCCCTAAGCCCTCCCCAGCAGTCAGACCGAGCTGGGTGAAAGAGGACGCAGGCGGGGGCGAAACAGGCCCCACGCCTCCCAAAGTGCCCCCGTCACAACAGAAACCAACCAGCAGCATCTCAAAGCTCCGTCAGCAAAACGAGGCCGCGGCGTCCAAACCTTTCCTTCCAAACGCCGCTCCGAAACCCCCGTCCAACTTCAAGGAAGCTCAGAGTATCTTCAGCAAGGAGACGGCGGGGCTGGAGCAGCCGGACGGTGGCGGCAAAGCCCCCCCGACTGCCACCggctccacccctccccctaaACCACTGGCCAGTAAAAAACCCAGCTTAAAGAAGCCGCCCCCGCAGGTGAGCAGCTCCAACGGGGACACCCCCGCCGGCCCCAGGAGGAACCCGCTGGTCAATGTCTTTGCGCTGGGTCCTGCTCCGGCCAAGCCGAACCGCCCCCCCACGGTCAACCTGGAGCCCTTTAGAAGAGGAGCGGAGGCGTCCGGCGACG GTCCCAGTAAACCCACCGTAcctgctcctctcacctcctaCCCTGGTAACCATAGCAACCACTCGACCCCTCtccagccgccgccgccaccggcACTTCCTAGCCTGCCTCCAAGACATCTGGGGAGCGA GATCCAGCAAGAGGATTTCTACGACGATATCGACGATCTCAGCAGCGCTCCTCCGCCTCCGTTGCCACCGGCCGCAG gtcacCCGAGTCAAAAGGCAAAG gtcaaagagaaaaatgaccACGAAGATCAAGACCCTGATAAACAGTG GGAAACGGCGGATCAAAACCTGGACAGGGACAAAAAGCGGCTGGAGGCTGAGAAGAAGGAGCGCGAAGCCAGGAAGAAGTTCAAA CTGGTGGGACCCCTGGAGACCGTCCACAGCGTCAAGGCTGTCCTGGACTACCGGGGCAGCAAGACCGACCTGGCTCTGAAGCAGGGAGAGGACCTGGACATCATCCGGGTCCAGGGCAACCCAGAGGGAAGATGGCTGGGACGGAATCAGGACGGATCCA TCGGTTACGTGAAGATCTCGTCGGTGCAAATCGACTTTAACTCCCTGAAGAGGTGCACGGTGGAGCAGACGGGCGAGCCTGAAGTCTACGACGACGTGGCTCCGGACGTCAG TGCCATCAAAGGACCCAGAG TCGTCCTGCCGCCGCTCCCAGGAGAGGACGGGGAGATCTACGATGACGTCGTGGACCCAAACCTGGAGGTCAG TGACTCAGACGCCGAGGCCTCTCCCGCGAAGCCCCACAGCTTCCTGCGGATGTTTGAGTGGCGCCGACGCACTTTCAGCAATAAAGA AGTTGCTCCGCCCAGCCAGTTCACCACGGAGGGACGCTCAG atcaagcagcagcagccatcgACGAGGAGATCTACGATGACGTGGACTCGCAGGCTCAGCCGCCACCTCCGCCGCTCAGCAG CCTCCCGGGTTTCAAATTCATGAACAAGGCTGCAGAGGTGGAcccaaagaagcagaagaagatggagaaggaggagaaggagttCAGGAAAAAGTTTAAAGTTTGTCTCCTTCTTTATCCTAAATCACGACACCGTCACATAATGTCACATCTGGAACAGGCTGAGGCATCACCTCAGCAGAAAAAGGCCAATCGTTGTTCTGAACGTGCGCGTTTTCTCAATCTGTGTCAGTACGAAGGGGAGATTCGGGTGCTGTACCAGGTGACCATCGTCCCAACGCTCACCAACAAGAAGTGGGCCAGCAAAGAGCTGGCGGTGAAGGCGGGAGAACGAGTCGACGTCATCGCCAAGGCCACAGACAACAGACTGCTCTGTCGCGGCGAAGAGGGCAAGTGTGA TCGGCTACGTTTCCATCAGTCACGTCATCATGGA CGACAGTGA